In Strigops habroptila isolate Jane chromosome 7, bStrHab1.2.pri, whole genome shotgun sequence, the following are encoded in one genomic region:
- the MRPL35 gene encoding 39S ribosomal protein L35, mitochondrial, protein MAVAGILGRWAPLAARCAGLAARCLTQVPAPAAAPLWKPRVLWGNVPGGGAAPVLSSVTSLLPSILHQPARTVTYYSLHNGKRKTVKAVVARFLRLHNGLWVRRQAGYKKRLWKKSASQKKRLREFMLCTRTQCKLLDKMTTSFWKRRNWYVDDPYQKYHDRTDLRV, encoded by the exons ATGGCGGTGGCGG GGATCCTGGGCCGATGGGCACCCCTGGCCGCCCGCTGCGCCGGGCTCGCCGCACGCTGCCTCACGCAGGTGCCGGCGCCGGCGGCCGCCCCGCTGTGGAAGCCGCGGGTGCTGTGGGGGAACGTCCCCGGCGGAGGCGCCGCGCCGGTGCTGAGCAG tgtcaCATCTCTACTTCCAAGTATCCTGCATCAGCCAGCGAGGACTGTCACCTACTATAGTTTACACAATGGAAAGAGGAAGACGGTGAAAGCTGTTGTTGCTCGGTTTCTCCGGCTGCACAATGGCCTTTGGGTTAGGAGGCAG GCTGGTTATAAGAAGAGACTGTGGAAGAAGTCAGCTTCCCAGAAGAAGCGTTTGAGAGAGTTCATGTTGTGCACTAGAACCCAGTGTAAACTCCTCGATAAAATGACCACttccttctggaaaagaaggaattgGTATGTGGATGATCCCTACCAGAAGTATCACGACCGCACGGATCTTCGTGTGTAG